The sequence GCTGTTGATTGCTTTCCCGATCATCTCAATCCCGCCCTTTGCCCCTTAGTCAATGTTCCCTTTGCTGCTTTTTTCGCCAACAACTTTGCCGACTTCTCCAGGGATTTCCATAGTTCCTCTTTCAGCATATTAAGACTTTTCATTTTGTTGTTATCCCACGCATTGCGCATGAAAGGTACAGGAGATGTAAACCCCCTATATGCACCACTCTTTGTAAATCTTGCAGTAGTTCCAAACTCTATCAAATGAGCGTGAGGAGCGGTCGAGCCTACATATACAGTCACCCGAGATTTATCAAATCGGCCCCGCTGTGACGCTTTTAGAGACGTT is a genomic window of Dehalococcoidales bacterium containing:
- a CDS encoding HK97 gp10 family phage protein, translating into GLKECMDALEQLPTLSMKKTVVRNALKKCAAPIAEDAKNNAPWAPKPKEYAKSKHFRDTIKVSTSLKASQRGRFDKSRVTVYVGSTAPHAHLIEFGTTARFTKSGAYRGFTSPVPFMRNAWDNNKMKSLNMLKEELWKSLEKSAKLLAKKAAKGTLTKGQRAGLR